A section of the Malania oleifera isolate guangnan ecotype guangnan chromosome 2, ASM2987363v1, whole genome shotgun sequence genome encodes:
- the LOC131149564 gene encoding histone H2A translates to MEATGKVKKGAGGRKGGGPKKKPVSRSVKAGLQFPVGRIGRYLKKGRYSQRVGTGAPVYLAAVLEYLAAEVLELAGNAARDNKKNRIIPRHVLLAVRNDEELGKLLAGVTIAHGGVLPNINPVLLPKKTDKGPSKEPKSPSKAAKSPKKAA, encoded by the exons ATGGAGGCTACCGGAAAAGTGAAGAAGGGTGCCGGCGGGAGGAAAGGCGGCGGCCCCAAGAAGAAGCCGGTTTCTCGGTCCGTCAAGGCCGGTCTGCAGTTTCCGGTTGGGCGCATTGGGCGATACCTGAAGAAGGGTCGGTACTCGCAGCGTGTTGGGACTGGTGCTCCGGTCTACTTGGCCGCCGTTCTCGAGTACTTGGCTGCCGAA GTACTGGAGTTGGCTGGAAATGCAGCTAGAGACAACAAGAAGAACCGCATCATTCCTAGGCACGTGCTTTTGGCAGTGAGGAACGACGAAGAGTTGGGTAAGCTTCTAGCCGGAGTGACCATTGCTCATGGAGGTGTTCTTCCCAACATCAACCCTGTCCTCTTGCCCAAGAAAACTGACAAGGGTCCATCTAAGGAACCGAAGTCTCCCTCCAAGGCTGCCAAGTCTCCAAAGAAGGCTGCTTGA